The following coding sequences are from one Culex quinquefasciatus strain JHB chromosome 1, VPISU_Cqui_1.0_pri_paternal, whole genome shotgun sequence window:
- the LOC6054808 gene encoding transient receptor potential channel pyrexia isoform X2, translating into MDAVRFSIIENEMKWEDEYRMYYADGEAVESGHALDGSPSTSRYRLSISSESDVAGVEISSPNQPHDLCSGSREGQDEIWAYSEIEAALKELPDADRIGELLDSLVPVGDVLVDYGFALDSTLLLAVWASKHDMLGKMVKGLGVDVNASDCWGRTALHLACYIGDYRAVELLLQAGARAQCWDKQRKATPLHCAASCGSVECIGLLLAKGADINAGIEKHSPLHYAVQRNSKRCVEYLLKNGANPNTPQVYTQTPLHVAASNGFVECMDLLLNNGADARSQYGQKKITSLHLAASENYLECVKLLLNAGADIDARNKDQQTPLHLACLSQCHETVTYLISKNADVHAVYRDGRTALHASIVKESRFWDTTLSLLKAKVDVNRADNFGYTPLHIAALNEFSSCVFLLIEYGADITARTNGGVSALSFIIRRTPEIIPKYIDKLDTAISVNSIHEIGDVDCEIRLDFRLLVPNNDRGETELLLAFIEVGQRRILKHPLCETFLLLKWRRIRKFFLFSLFFHGLFVLLFTAYVLGVYVKDCRTLSCRTAPYIPVLGYSVIFQNLTLMTKEIFQMMHGFVGYVRYWENWLQWSIVVGVFLCTQNPTAEISTVPIWQHHVAAIVIFLAWLELMMLVGRFPVFGLYVQMFTTVAVNFSKFLMAYCCLLIAFGLSFCVLFPNYIAFKQILRGLLKTIVMMAGELEFEDIFYGGSIQIQYPGTAHGMFLAFVLLVTVILTNLLVGLAVSDIQGLQQSAGLDRLSRQAELISRLESLMFSKLLRKAPIRLWAIFQKIALLKTSRFRLHFRVKPNDPREKRIPKELITSIYKLVAERRERNQSMKRKRTHRNMQTFRELLEEDAAATVTLRRQRFKNRTSNKNRTVSESPYLASGVGGRSVHGSSTSHQLKALEEGQKLILMKLAELGKEVDSLRAKVKTG; encoded by the exons GAAAACGAGATGAAATGGGAGGACGAGTACCGGATGTACTACGCAGACGGCGAAGCCGTCGAATCCGGCCACGCGCTGGACGGCTCTCCGTCCACATCCCGCTACCGGCTGAGCATTTCGAGCGAGAGTGACGTCGCGGGGGTGGAGATATCTTCACCTAATCAGCCCCACGACCTGTGCTCCGGTAGCCGCGAGGGTCAGGACGAAATCTGGGCCTACTCGGAGATCGAGGCTGCACTGAAGGAACTGCCGGACGCGGACCGGATCGGCGAGCTGCTCGACAGTTTGGTGCCGGTGGGCGATGTTTTGGTGGACTATGGGTTTGCGCTCGATAGTACGCTGCTGCTGGCCGTTTGGGCGAGCAAACACGATATGTTGGGGAAGATGGTGAAGGGGTTGGGGGTGGACGTGAATGCGAGTGACTGCTGGGGTCGAACGGCGCTGCATTTGGCGTGCTATATTGGGGATTATCGGGCGGTTGAGCTGCTGCTGCAAGCTGGTGCTAGGGCCCAGTGCTGGGATAAGCAGAGGAAGGCGACTCCACTGCACTGTGCGGCGAG CTGCGGAAGTGTCGAGTGCATTGGCTTGCTACTGGCGAAGGGCGCGGACATCAACGCCGGCATCGAAAAACATTCCCCGCTGCACTACGCCGTCCAGCGGAACAGCAAACGGTGCGTCGAATATCTGCTCAAGAACGGTGCCAACCCGAACACTCCCCAGGTGTACACGCAGACGCCGTTGCACGTGGCGGCCTCGAACGGGTTCGTCGAGTGCATGGACTTGCTGCTGAACAACGGTGCGGACGCACGATCGCAGTACGGCCAGAAGAAGATCACTTCGTTACATCTGGCTGCGTCCGAGAACTACCTGGAGTGTGTGAAGCTGCTGCTGAACGCTGGAGCGGACATCGACGCCCGCAACAAGGACCAGCAGACGCCACTTCATCTGGCCTGTCTGTCCCAGTGCCACGAAACGGTCACCTACCTGATCAGCAAGAACGCTGACGTCCACGCGGTCTACCGAGATGGGAGAACCGCTCTGCACGCGTCTATCGTCAAAGAGTCCCGCTTCTGGGACACCACTCTGAGTCTGCTGAAGGCCAAGGTGGACGTCAACCGGGCGGATAACTTTGGCTACACCCCGCTCCACATCGCGGCCCTCAACGAGTTCAGCAGCTGCGTCTTCCTGCTGATCGAGTACGGCGCGGACATCACCGCTCGAACCAACGGCGGAGTGTCCGCCCTGTCCTTCATCATCCGACGAACCCCGGAAATCATCCCCAAGTACATCGACAAGCTGGACACCGCCATCAGCGTCAACAGCATCCACGAGATCGGCGACGTCGACTGCGAGATCCGGCTCGACTTCCGGCTTCTCGTGCCGAACAACGATCGCGGCGAAACCGAACTGCTGCTCGCCTTCATCGAGGTCGGCCAACGGCGCATCCTGAAGCACCCACTTTGCGAAACGTTCCTTCTTCTAAAGTGGCGTCGCATCCGCAAGTTCTTCCTGTTCAGCCTGTTCTTCCACGGCCTGTTTGTGCTGCTCTTCACCGCGTACGTCCTCGGCGTGTACGTCAAGGACTGCCGGACGCTGTCTTGCCGCACGGCGCCGTACATTCCCGTCCTCGGCTACAGCGTCATCTTCCAGAATCTGACCCTGATGACGAAGGAGATATTCCAAATGATGCACGGGTTCGTGGGGTACGTGCGCTACTGGGAGAACTGGCTGCAGTGGAGCATCGTCGTCGGGGTGTTTCTGTGCACG CAAAACCCGACGGCCGAAATCAGCACCGTGCCCATCTGGCAGCACCACGTGGCGGCGATCGTCATCTTCCTGGCCTGGCTCGAGCTGATGATGCTCGTCGGACGCTTCCCGGTGTTCGGTCTGTACGTGCAGATGTTCACCACGGTGGCCGTCAACTTTTCCAAGTTCCTGATGGCGTACTGCTGCCTGCTGATCGCGTTTGGTCTCAGTTTTTGCGTACTTTTCCCAAACTACATCGCGTTCAAGCAGATCCTCCGCGGGCTGCTCAAGACGATCGTGATGATGGCCGGTGAGCTGGAATTTGAAGATATCTTCTACGGGGGAAGCATACAGATTCAATACCCGGGAACCGCCCACGGCATGTTCCTTGCGTTCGTCCTGCTGGTTACGGTCATTCTGACGAATCTGCTCGTCGGTCTAGCCGTCAGTGACATCCAGGGACTGCAGCAATCCGCCGGATTGGATCGACTCTCGAGGCAAGCCGAGCTGATATCACGGCTGGAGAGCCTCATGTTCTCGAAGCTGCTGCGGAAGGCTCCAATTCGGCTGTGGGCGATATTCCAGAAGATCGCCCTTCTAAAGACTTCACGCTTCCGTTTGCACTTTCGCGTCAAGCCGAATGATCCTCGGGAGAAAAGG ATCCCCAAGGAACTGATCACCTCGATCTACAAGCTGGTGGCGGAACGCCGCGAGCGGAACCAATCGATGAAGCGCAAACGCACCCACCGGAACATGCAAACGTTCCGCGAGCTGCTCGAGGAGGACGCGGCGGCGACGGTGACGCTGCGGAGGCAACGCTTCAAGAATCGCACCAGCAACAAGAACCGAACCGTGTCGGAGAGTCCGTATCTGGCTTCCGGGGTCGGTGGAAGGTCCGTGCATGGATCGTCGACGTCGCATCAGTTGAAGGCCCTTGAAGAGGGGCAGAAGTTGATACTGATGAAGCTGGCCGAGCTCGGCAAGGAGGTGGACAGTTTGAGGGCGAAAGTGAAGACCGGTTGA
- the LOC6054808 gene encoding transient receptor potential channel pyrexia isoform X1: MDAVRFSIIENEMKWEDEYRMYYADGEAVESGHALDGSPSTSRYRLSISSESDVAGVEISSPNQPHDLCSGSREGQDEIWAYSEIEAALKELPDADRIGELLDSLVPVGDVLVDYGFALDSTLLLAVWASKHDMLGKMVKGLGVDVNASDCWGRTALHLACYIGDYRAVELLLQAGARAQCWDKQRKATPLHCAASCGSVECIGLLLAKGADINAGIEKHSPLHYAVQRNSKRCVEYLLKNGANPNTPQVYTQTPLHVAASNGFVECMDLLLNNGADARSQYGQKKITSLHLAASENYLECVKLLLNAGADIDARNKDQQTPLHLACLSQCHETVTYLISKNADVHAVYRDGRTALHASIVKESRFWDTTLSLLKAKVDVNRADNFGYTPLHIAALNEFSSCVFLLIEYGADITARTNGGVSALSFIIRRTPEIIPKYIDKLDTAISVNSIHEIGDVDCEIRLDFRLLVPNNDRGETELLLAFIEVGQRRILKHPLCETFLLLKWRRIRKFFLFSLFFHGLFVLLFTAYVLGVYVKDCRTLSCRTAPYIPVLGYSVIFQNLTLMTKEIFQMMHGFVGYVRYWENWLQWSIVVGVFLCTVRISLILLNKVHMVKFPNLFQQNPTAEISTVPIWQHHVAAIVIFLAWLELMMLVGRFPVFGLYVQMFTTVAVNFSKFLMAYCCLLIAFGLSFCVLFPNYIAFKQILRGLLKTIVMMAGELEFEDIFYGGSIQIQYPGTAHGMFLAFVLLVTVILTNLLVGLAVSDIQGLQQSAGLDRLSRQAELISRLESLMFSKLLRKAPIRLWAIFQKIALLKTSRFRLHFRVKPNDPREKRIPKELITSIYKLVAERRERNQSMKRKRTHRNMQTFRELLEEDAAATVTLRRQRFKNRTSNKNRTVSESPYLASGVGGRSVHGSSTSHQLKALEEGQKLILMKLAELGKEVDSLRAKVKTG; this comes from the exons GAAAACGAGATGAAATGGGAGGACGAGTACCGGATGTACTACGCAGACGGCGAAGCCGTCGAATCCGGCCACGCGCTGGACGGCTCTCCGTCCACATCCCGCTACCGGCTGAGCATTTCGAGCGAGAGTGACGTCGCGGGGGTGGAGATATCTTCACCTAATCAGCCCCACGACCTGTGCTCCGGTAGCCGCGAGGGTCAGGACGAAATCTGGGCCTACTCGGAGATCGAGGCTGCACTGAAGGAACTGCCGGACGCGGACCGGATCGGCGAGCTGCTCGACAGTTTGGTGCCGGTGGGCGATGTTTTGGTGGACTATGGGTTTGCGCTCGATAGTACGCTGCTGCTGGCCGTTTGGGCGAGCAAACACGATATGTTGGGGAAGATGGTGAAGGGGTTGGGGGTGGACGTGAATGCGAGTGACTGCTGGGGTCGAACGGCGCTGCATTTGGCGTGCTATATTGGGGATTATCGGGCGGTTGAGCTGCTGCTGCAAGCTGGTGCTAGGGCCCAGTGCTGGGATAAGCAGAGGAAGGCGACTCCACTGCACTGTGCGGCGAG CTGCGGAAGTGTCGAGTGCATTGGCTTGCTACTGGCGAAGGGCGCGGACATCAACGCCGGCATCGAAAAACATTCCCCGCTGCACTACGCCGTCCAGCGGAACAGCAAACGGTGCGTCGAATATCTGCTCAAGAACGGTGCCAACCCGAACACTCCCCAGGTGTACACGCAGACGCCGTTGCACGTGGCGGCCTCGAACGGGTTCGTCGAGTGCATGGACTTGCTGCTGAACAACGGTGCGGACGCACGATCGCAGTACGGCCAGAAGAAGATCACTTCGTTACATCTGGCTGCGTCCGAGAACTACCTGGAGTGTGTGAAGCTGCTGCTGAACGCTGGAGCGGACATCGACGCCCGCAACAAGGACCAGCAGACGCCACTTCATCTGGCCTGTCTGTCCCAGTGCCACGAAACGGTCACCTACCTGATCAGCAAGAACGCTGACGTCCACGCGGTCTACCGAGATGGGAGAACCGCTCTGCACGCGTCTATCGTCAAAGAGTCCCGCTTCTGGGACACCACTCTGAGTCTGCTGAAGGCCAAGGTGGACGTCAACCGGGCGGATAACTTTGGCTACACCCCGCTCCACATCGCGGCCCTCAACGAGTTCAGCAGCTGCGTCTTCCTGCTGATCGAGTACGGCGCGGACATCACCGCTCGAACCAACGGCGGAGTGTCCGCCCTGTCCTTCATCATCCGACGAACCCCGGAAATCATCCCCAAGTACATCGACAAGCTGGACACCGCCATCAGCGTCAACAGCATCCACGAGATCGGCGACGTCGACTGCGAGATCCGGCTCGACTTCCGGCTTCTCGTGCCGAACAACGATCGCGGCGAAACCGAACTGCTGCTCGCCTTCATCGAGGTCGGCCAACGGCGCATCCTGAAGCACCCACTTTGCGAAACGTTCCTTCTTCTAAAGTGGCGTCGCATCCGCAAGTTCTTCCTGTTCAGCCTGTTCTTCCACGGCCTGTTTGTGCTGCTCTTCACCGCGTACGTCCTCGGCGTGTACGTCAAGGACTGCCGGACGCTGTCTTGCCGCACGGCGCCGTACATTCCCGTCCTCGGCTACAGCGTCATCTTCCAGAATCTGACCCTGATGACGAAGGAGATATTCCAAATGATGCACGGGTTCGTGGGGTACGTGCGCTACTGGGAGAACTGGCTGCAGTGGAGCATCGTCGTCGGGGTGTTTCTGTGCACGgtgagaatttcccttatcctcttAAACAAAGTGCACATGGTAAAATTCCCTAATCTTTTCCAGCAAAACCCGACGGCCGAAATCAGCACCGTGCCCATCTGGCAGCACCACGTGGCGGCGATCGTCATCTTCCTGGCCTGGCTCGAGCTGATGATGCTCGTCGGACGCTTCCCGGTGTTCGGTCTGTACGTGCAGATGTTCACCACGGTGGCCGTCAACTTTTCCAAGTTCCTGATGGCGTACTGCTGCCTGCTGATCGCGTTTGGTCTCAGTTTTTGCGTACTTTTCCCAAACTACATCGCGTTCAAGCAGATCCTCCGCGGGCTGCTCAAGACGATCGTGATGATGGCCGGTGAGCTGGAATTTGAAGATATCTTCTACGGGGGAAGCATACAGATTCAATACCCGGGAACCGCCCACGGCATGTTCCTTGCGTTCGTCCTGCTGGTTACGGTCATTCTGACGAATCTGCTCGTCGGTCTAGCCGTCAGTGACATCCAGGGACTGCAGCAATCCGCCGGATTGGATCGACTCTCGAGGCAAGCCGAGCTGATATCACGGCTGGAGAGCCTCATGTTCTCGAAGCTGCTGCGGAAGGCTCCAATTCGGCTGTGGGCGATATTCCAGAAGATCGCCCTTCTAAAGACTTCACGCTTCCGTTTGCACTTTCGCGTCAAGCCGAATGATCCTCGGGAGAAAAGG ATCCCCAAGGAACTGATCACCTCGATCTACAAGCTGGTGGCGGAACGCCGCGAGCGGAACCAATCGATGAAGCGCAAACGCACCCACCGGAACATGCAAACGTTCCGCGAGCTGCTCGAGGAGGACGCGGCGGCGACGGTGACGCTGCGGAGGCAACGCTTCAAGAATCGCACCAGCAACAAGAACCGAACCGTGTCGGAGAGTCCGTATCTGGCTTCCGGGGTCGGTGGAAGGTCCGTGCATGGATCGTCGACGTCGCATCAGTTGAAGGCCCTTGAAGAGGGGCAGAAGTTGATACTGATGAAGCTGGCCGAGCTCGGCAAGGAGGTGGACAGTTTGAGGGCGAAAGTGAAGACCGGTTGA